Proteins from a genomic interval of Candidatus Tumulicola sp.:
- a CDS encoding DUF1203 domain-containing protein, with protein MSSQLTATFHASAMSTPTADQIRARMRDDYGNDLTAKVDDGTGPCRHCLQYAKPGDRLILFSYRPFEKPALYQEVGPVFIHADGCERYAGSEMIPPAFAARPLILRPYTSEHAIADSQVFAPAGRAPEMAAALFENPDVAYLHVRSVSRGCYLFRIERFSAL; from the coding sequence ATGAGCTCGCAACTTACAGCCACTTTTCACGCAAGCGCGATGTCGACGCCGACCGCAGATCAGATACGGGCTCGCATGCGCGACGACTACGGCAACGACCTGACCGCTAAGGTCGACGACGGCACCGGGCCGTGCCGCCACTGCTTACAGTACGCCAAGCCCGGCGACCGCTTGATCCTTTTTTCGTACCGACCGTTCGAGAAGCCGGCGCTTTATCAAGAGGTCGGGCCGGTGTTCATCCATGCCGACGGCTGCGAGCGCTACGCCGGGTCCGAAATGATCCCGCCCGCGTTTGCCGCGCGCCCACTCATTCTGCGGCCGTACACAAGCGAGCATGCGATCGCCGATTCACAAGTATTCGCCCCAGCCGGCCGCGCTCCTGAAATGGCCGCCGCGCTGTTCGAGAATCCAGACGTCGCGTATCTCCATGTGCGCAGCGTTTCGCGCGGCTGTTACCTGTTCCGAATCGAGCGCTTCAGCGCGCTTTGA
- a CDS encoding heme NO-binding domain-containing protein, translating to MHGIIFVEFHKFVAEKLGPTAWNDVLRAALPKARHYYRGNHYPDHEFADLLAAAASMAKVDLPDFGQQFGEVIAPDLMRMYAISIDSSWRTLEMIENTEVVIHTIVRRSLHGAAPPRLRVERLGPNEIVLRYDSQRKMCYFAKGIALGVAKHFGESITIAESMCMLKGASHCEITFTSSG from the coding sequence GTGCACGGAATCATCTTCGTCGAGTTCCACAAATTTGTGGCAGAAAAGCTGGGCCCCACTGCCTGGAACGACGTCCTGCGCGCCGCGCTCCCGAAAGCTCGCCACTACTATCGCGGCAACCACTACCCGGACCACGAGTTCGCCGACCTTCTCGCCGCCGCAGCGTCGATGGCGAAAGTCGATCTTCCTGATTTCGGTCAGCAGTTCGGCGAGGTCATCGCACCCGACCTTATGCGCATGTACGCGATTTCAATCGACTCAAGTTGGAGGACGCTCGAGATGATCGAGAACACGGAAGTCGTCATCCACACCATCGTCCGGCGATCGCTCCACGGTGCGGCGCCGCCGCGATTACGGGTCGAGCGCCTTGGCCCGAACGAAATCGTCCTGCGTTATGACTCCCAGCGGAAGATGTGTTATTTCGCTAAAGGCATCGCGCTCGGCGTCGCCAAGCACTTCGGCGAGAGTATCACCATAGCTGAGTCGATGTGCATGCTCAAGGGGGCATCGCATTGTGAGATCACGTTTACGTCGAGCGGTTGA
- a CDS encoding LemA family protein, with translation MSRSWVGLAIVIVIIVVIVAWVAGTYNNLVAQDQAVQSQWGTVESVYQRRADLIPNLVATVKGVANFEKSTYISVANARARVGQVTVSAGQNALSNPAAFAQFEQAQAGLSSALSRLLAVVENYPDLKANQNFLDLQAQLEGTENRIAVERRRYNEVAQAFNTTRQSFPTVVIAGLFGDRFKVKPYFKAQEGTQNAPKVTF, from the coding sequence ATGAGCAGATCGTGGGTCGGCCTCGCGATCGTCATCGTCATCATCGTCGTCATCGTGGCATGGGTCGCAGGCACGTATAACAATCTGGTGGCGCAGGACCAAGCTGTGCAGTCGCAGTGGGGCACGGTCGAAAGCGTCTATCAGCGCCGCGCCGACCTGATCCCGAACCTTGTTGCGACCGTCAAGGGCGTTGCGAACTTCGAGAAGAGCACCTACATCAGTGTGGCGAACGCGCGCGCCAGAGTCGGCCAGGTCACCGTCAGCGCAGGACAAAACGCGTTAAGCAATCCGGCTGCCTTCGCGCAGTTCGAGCAAGCGCAAGCGGGGCTGTCGTCCGCACTTTCGCGACTGCTTGCCGTGGTTGAGAACTATCCGGACTTGAAGGCGAATCAGAATTTTCTAGACCTGCAAGCCCAGCTCGAAGGCACTGAGAACCGCATCGCGGTCGAGCGACGGCGCTACAACGAAGTGGCGCAGGCGTTCAACACGACGCGGCAATCGTTCCCAACGGTCGTCATCGCCGGCCTGTTCGGCGACCGGTTCAAAGTAAAGCCGTACTTCAAGGCGCAAGAGGGCACACAAAACGCTCCCAAGGTGACTTTCTAG
- a CDS encoding TPM domain-containing protein has translation MLRVIAALVACIAFGATAAAAQQVPIPPAPTQWVTDNAAFLSPETRAALNQKLEAYERSTGHQVIVWIGDTTGDAALEDWTIRTFEKWRIGRKGLDDGIVLFIFAKDRKIRIDVGYGLESVLPDATASEIIRNQITPRLRAGDKDGAVSAGVDAILAALSGQPQSAQPTSAATNDVVVAVGVVAFFILLVFFLIFATVLRTVLYHIPGRRYQSTPWIGFFGSGFGGGGGGGGGGFGGGFSGGGGMAGGGGASGGW, from the coding sequence ATGCTTCGCGTCATCGCCGCGCTCGTCGCGTGCATTGCATTCGGCGCGACCGCTGCCGCCGCACAACAAGTTCCTATTCCGCCGGCTCCGACCCAGTGGGTGACCGACAACGCCGCTTTCCTCTCGCCGGAAACACGAGCAGCGCTCAATCAGAAGCTTGAGGCATACGAGCGCTCCACCGGCCATCAGGTCATCGTGTGGATCGGTGACACCACCGGCGACGCGGCGCTCGAAGACTGGACCATCCGCACCTTCGAGAAATGGCGCATCGGACGCAAGGGTCTCGATGACGGCATCGTCCTGTTCATTTTCGCCAAGGATAGAAAGATCCGCATCGATGTCGGCTATGGCCTCGAAAGCGTCTTGCCTGATGCAACAGCCTCGGAGATCATTCGCAACCAGATAACTCCGCGCTTACGTGCCGGCGATAAGGACGGCGCCGTCAGCGCAGGCGTCGACGCGATTCTCGCCGCGCTCAGCGGGCAACCCCAAAGCGCACAACCGACTTCCGCGGCGACGAACGACGTGGTCGTCGCGGTAGGAGTGGTAGCGTTCTTTATCCTTTTGGTTTTCTTCTTGATCTTTGCTACGGTACTGCGAACGGTCTTGTATCATATCCCAGGGCGCCGCTATCAGAGCACGCCGTGGATAGGGTTCTTCGGCAGCGGTTTCGGGGGCGGTGGCGGTGGTGGTGGTGGCGGCTTTGGGGGCGGCTTCTCGGGTGGCGGCGGCATGGCCGGGGGCGGCGGAGCGTCCGGGGGTTGGTGA
- a CDS encoding YihY/virulence factor BrkB family protein yields MATPIGLLREAYAGWQRHNTAHLAAALAFYLAFSLAPLLVIAIAAAGLVIGPKAATQDVLGPVRDFLGTSGARFVTSLIANVNAPAPNIVAAAIGTIALIFGASGAFMQLYAALNIIFDAKRRPSRFSYILRVRLFSFLMVTLIGALLLASQIFDATLATAVKAHEPAWGVTRVVVFAASFVVITILFGSLFKFIPEASVAWRDALTGGMFTAALFLLGQWLLSMYVRYAAFHAVRGAAAAALIVMTWLYYLALIVFFGAEVTRAYAFGRKQAELPGIAAD; encoded by the coding sequence GTGGCCACCCCGATAGGACTACTTCGCGAGGCCTACGCGGGCTGGCAGCGGCACAACACGGCGCATCTGGCCGCGGCGCTTGCGTTCTACTTGGCCTTCTCGCTGGCCCCGCTGCTCGTCATCGCGATCGCCGCCGCAGGCCTCGTCATCGGTCCGAAAGCCGCCACCCAAGACGTCCTCGGTCCGGTGCGCGATTTTCTCGGCACGTCCGGCGCCCGGTTTGTCACGAGCCTCATCGCCAACGTGAACGCTCCCGCACCCAATATCGTAGCGGCCGCGATAGGCACCATTGCGCTGATCTTCGGTGCAAGCGGTGCCTTCATGCAACTCTACGCTGCCCTCAACATCATTTTTGACGCCAAGCGACGGCCATCGCGATTCTCTTACATTTTGCGGGTTCGTTTGTTTTCGTTTCTCATGGTGACGCTCATCGGCGCATTGCTGCTAGCCTCGCAGATCTTCGATGCGACGCTCGCGACAGCCGTGAAAGCGCACGAGCCGGCGTGGGGGGTCACGCGCGTTGTCGTTTTCGCTGCGTCGTTTGTCGTGATCACGATCTTGTTCGGGTCGCTCTTCAAATTTATCCCCGAGGCAAGCGTTGCGTGGCGCGACGCACTCACCGGCGGCATGTTCACGGCAGCCTTGTTCCTGCTCGGTCAATGGCTGCTGAGCATGTACGTGCGCTACGCGGCTTTTCATGCGGTGCGCGGCGCCGCGGCAGCAGCCCTCATCGTGATGACCTGGCTCTACTACCTCGCGCTGATCGTATTTTTTGGCGCCGAGGTGACTCGCGCATATGCGTTCGGCCGGAAGCAGGCCGAACTGCCCGGGATCGCCGCCGACTGA
- a CDS encoding type II CAAX endopeptidase family protein, which translates to MIRTSIFLKDGRLRPVLRALVFFPVFFLILIPFLIVSGLVGKFGSHPGSSFLSFTVFELAVLGALLTATLLLRRFVDRRSIESLGFTFSRAWFKLLLIGVAVGVVIQSSVFLLELSLGYLRINSLSPLQGTLAFLALTLVFWLAAAAVEEIGLRGYLFQNLWEEFGPVPAAIATALFFGALHLGNPNAHAQAALTVTGIALYGLLACWIVVLTRSLWLAIGVHCAWNICEGPVYGFAVSGLKTPSLIDQTGSGPDWFTGGAFGPESGAIMVVPLALGTLLIYALHRLGVFSDLPDTREAYAKT; encoded by the coding sequence GTTCTTTCCGGTGTTCTTCTTGATCTTGATCCCGTTCTTGATAGTGTCGGGGCTTGTCGGCAAGTTCGGCTCGCATCCGGGAAGCTCGTTTCTCTCCTTCACCGTCTTCGAGCTCGCAGTTCTCGGCGCACTGCTCACAGCCACGCTTCTCCTTCGCCGCTTCGTCGACCGCCGGAGCATCGAATCGCTTGGGTTCACGTTCAGCAGGGCGTGGTTCAAGCTGCTGTTGATCGGCGTGGCGGTCGGCGTCGTGATTCAATCCTCGGTCTTTCTCCTGGAACTTTCGCTCGGGTACTTGCGGATCAACAGCCTCTCCCCGCTGCAGGGGACTCTTGCTTTTTTGGCGCTCACGCTCGTGTTCTGGCTCGCCGCGGCTGCCGTCGAAGAGATCGGGCTGCGCGGCTACCTTTTTCAAAACCTGTGGGAGGAGTTCGGTCCCGTTCCCGCTGCCATCGCCACCGCGCTTTTTTTCGGCGCGCTCCATCTGGGCAACCCGAATGCTCATGCACAAGCCGCGTTGACCGTCACCGGCATCGCCCTCTACGGGCTTCTGGCATGTTGGATCGTCGTCCTAACACGATCGTTGTGGCTCGCGATCGGCGTGCACTGCGCCTGGAACATCTGCGAGGGACCGGTGTACGGCTTTGCGGTGAGCGGCTTGAAGACGCCGTCGCTCATCGATCAAACGGGGAGCGGGCCGGACTGGTTCACCGGCGGCGCCTTCGGCCCTGAATCCGGGGCGATCATGGTCGTGCCTTTAGCGTTGGGAACGCTGTTGATCTATGCGCTGCATCGGCTCGGCGTGTTTTCTGATCTTCCCGACACGCGTGAGGCGTACGCAAAGACGTGA